Below is a genomic region from Mesorhizobium sp..
CTGCGTCGCTGGGCACGCTCGGGCTCTCCACCGCCGATATGACCCGTCACATCGCATGGGATCCGGGGGCGCTGCCGGTGGCGTCCCGGCTCGCGGAGTTGCTCGACGCGACGCTGGTCGAATCCTGCGTCTCGCGCCTTGCGATCGACTGCAACCGGCCGCTCGACGCGCCCGATCTCATCTCGGAGACGAGCGAGACGACCAGGATTCCCGGTAACGAGGGGCTCGACGCCGCCGCGCGGCAGGCGCGCATCGCCCTTGCCTACCGCCCGTTCCACGAAACCCTGGCCGGTGTGGTGGAGAGCCGCGAGGCGGCGGGCCGTGCTACCTGGATCGTGACGATCCACAGTTTCACGCCGGTCTACCGCGGCGTTTCGCGCCCCTGGCACATCGGCGTCATCCACGACCAGGACGAGCGCCTGTCGGCGCCGCTCCTCTCCGGCCTGCACGCCGTTCCCGGCATCGTCGTGGGTGCCAACCAGCCCTACAGTCCGGCCGACCGTGTCTACTACACGCTGGAACGACATGCGCGCGCACGCGGTCTGCCTTGCACAATGATCGAAATCCGCAATGATGAAATCGCCGACGCTGCCGCCCAGGACCTGTGGGCGCAACGCCTGGCGAGAATTCTGTCCGGCATTCAAGAACCGGACCTGAACCTGGGTATGGAGACGGCCAGCAACGCGAAAGGACGACAGCGCAGTGCCTGAGGCCGTCAAGACCTATGTCCGGATCGTCGATTCCATGAGTTGGTACATGGGGCTGTTCGCCATGTATCTCGTCTTCTTCATGATCGCCATCCTCGCCTACTCGTCGATCATGAAGGTGTTCTTCCATCCCTCGCTCTGGACCGTCGAGATGGCCCAGTTCGTGATGGTCGCCTATTTCACCCTCGGCGGTGCCTTCACGCTGAAGGAGGGCGACCATGTCCGGATGGACCTGCTCTACAGCGGCTTCACGATGCGCGGAAAGGTTCGCACCGACCTGTTCACGTCGGTCGTCCTGATCGGCTTCCTGGTGATCATGCAGATCGGCGGCATTTCGTCCCTGATCTATGCGATCGGCTACGGCGAGAAGAGCTTCTCGTCCTGGGCGCCGCTGATGTGGCCGATCAAGGTCGTTCTCAACATCGGCATCTTCTTCACCCTGCTGCAGGCGGTCTCGATCTTCTTCAAGGACTGGGCGGCCCTGAAAGGGGAGACCCTTTCATGAGCTACGGCCTGATCGCCACTCTCCTGTTCTCGTCGATGATGATCCTGCTGCTCACCGGGCAGCGGATCTTCGCGGTGATCGGATTCGTCGGCGCCGCCGCGGCGGTTCTCCTGTGGGGCGAAGGCGGCGTCGAAATCCCGTTCACCGCCATCATCAAGGTGATGAAGTGGTATCCGCTGCTCACCCTGCCGCTGTTCGTCTTCATGGGCTACATGCTGGCGGAATCGAAGATCGCCGACGACCTCTATAAGATGTTCCACGTCTGGATGGGGCCGCTTCACGGCGGCCTCGCGATCGGCACGATCTTCATGATGGTGATCATCTCCGCCATCAACGGCCTGTCGGTCGCCGGCATGGCGGTCGGGTGCACCATCGCGCTGCCGGCGCTCTTGAGCCGCGGCTACGACAAGATCATGGTCACCGGCGTGATCCAGGCGGGCTCCACCCTCGGCATCCTGATACCGCCGAGCGTCGTGCTCATCCTCTATGGCATGATCGCGCGCCAGCCTGTCGGCAACCTGTGGCTGGCCGGTGTCTTCCCGGGGCTGCTCATGGCGTCGATGTTCGTTCTCTACATCCTCGTGCGGTCGATGCTGCAGCCGAGCCTCGGGCCGCCGCTCCCGAAGGAGGAGCGCGAACAGTACAGCTTCGGCGAAAAGCTCGCGCTCGCCCGCGCCGGCATCGTGCCGCTGGTCATCTTCATCACCATGACCGGCCTGTTCATGACCGGCGTCACCAGCCTTGTCGAAAGCTCGGCCGTGGGCGCGGTGTCGTCGATCCTGGCCGCCTGGTGGCGCGGCGGGCTGAACTGGACGATCATGCACGACACCGTGCGCAAGACGCTCGGCATTTCCTGCATGTTCTTCTGGATCATCACCGCGGCGCTCTGCTTCGGGGCGGTGTTCGACGGGCTGGGCGCCGTCAAGTCGATCGAGAAGCTGTTCCTCGGCGAAATGGGCCTCGAACCCTGGCAGGTGCTGGTGCTGATGCAGCTGACCTTCCTCGGCCTCGGCATGTTCCTCGACGACACCGCGATGCTGGTCATCGTCGCGCCGCTGTTCATCCCGCTCGCCGGCGCGCTCGGCTTCGATCTTGTCTGGTATGGCGTGCTCTACACGATCACCTGCCAGATCGCCTATCTGACGCCGCCCTTCGGCTACAACCTCTTCCTGATGCGCGCCATGGCGCCGCCGGAAGTCACCCTGCCGGACATCTACCGGTCGGTCTACCCGTTCGTCGGGATCATGCTGCTCACGCTGTTGACCATCGGGATATTCCCGCAGATCGCCACGTGGCTGCCCAACTACGTCTACTCGAAGTAAGCAAAGGGGAACGTGATGAAGACCATGCACAGCAGACGCAACTTCCTGAAGCAGGCCGGCCTCGTGACCGCCGGCGCCGCCGGTGCGACGACGCTCGCCGCACCCGCCGTCATCGCCCAGACGCCGATCAAGTGGCGCCTGCAGACCTATGCCGGCGCGGCCCTCGGCCCGCATGTCACCAAGCCGGCCGTCGACATGTTCAACAAGGCGGCCAAGGGCGAGATGGAAATCGAGCTCTACTACGCCGACCAGATCGTGCCGACGGGCGAGCTGTTCCGCGCCATGCAGGCCGGAACGATCAATGCGGTGCATTCCGACGACGACTCGATGGCTGCGCCCGTCGACATCTCCGTGTTCGGCGGCTACTTCCCGTTCGCCACCAAACACATCCTCGACGTGCCGGTGCTGTTTCAGCAATATGGCCTCGCCGACATCTGGCGGGACGCCTATGCCAAGGCGGGCGGAGTGGTCTGGCTCTCGGCCGCCGGGCAGGATCCCTGCCATTTCAACACCAAGAAGCCGCTGAACTCGCTGGCCGATCTGCAGGGCCTGCGCCTCTACACCTTCCCGACGGCCGGCCGCTTCCTTGCCCAGTTCGGCGTGGTGCCGGTTTCGATCCCCTATGAAGACGTGCAGGTCGCTGTGCAAACGGGCGAACTCGACGGCATGAGCTGGTCGGGCATCACCGAGGACTACACCGTGGGCTGGGCCGATGTGACCGACCACTTCACCACCAACAACATCTCGGGCGCGTGGATCGGTTCGTGGTTCGTCAACGAGAAGAGTTGGGCCGACATTCCGGACCATCTGAAGCAGCTCTGGCAGGCCTGCGTCGACGCCGGCCATACCTATCGCAACCAGTGGTACTGGGGCGGCGAGGCGAAGCTCCGCGCCACCGGCGACAAGCTGAAGCTGACCACGATCCCGGATGCCGAATGGGCCGAGGTGGAAAACGCCGCGCTCAAATTCTGGGACGAAATCGCCGCCGAGGGCGAGGTGAAGGCCAAGGTGGTCGCGATCTTCAAGGAATACAACCAGATCCTCAAGAAGGCCGGCGGCGTCTACACGCAAGGCTGAGCGGGTCAGGACAATCGCGAGCGGCCGGACGCACTACGCCCGGCCGCATATCCCCGGACGGGGTTCTTCGTATCGCCGAGAGGGCAATGATGGCCGGCAATGTGACATTCGACCAGTTGAAGACGATGGTCGCCGCGGGCGATATCGACACGGTGCTCGCCGCCGCCGTCGACATGCAGGGCAGGCTGATCGGCAAGCGGTTCCTCGCGAAATACTTCGTTGAATCGGCGTATGACGAGACGCATGGCTGCAACTATCTGCTGGCCAACGACATCGATATGGAACCGGTGCCCGGCTACGCCGCGGCGAGCTGGTCGAAGGGCTACGGCGACTTCACCATGAAGCCCGATCTCGGCACGATCCGCATCGTGCCGTGGCTCGAAAAGACCGCGCTGGTGCTCAACGATATCCAGGACCATCACACGCATGAAGACCTGCCGCATTCGCCGCGCGCGATCCTCAGGAAGCAGGTGGCCAGGCTGAAGGACAGGGGCTGGATCGGCTACTTCGCCTCGGAACTCGAATTCTACCTGCTCGACGAGAGCTACGATTCCGCCCGCGACAAGCACTGGCAGAACCTGAAGACCGCCTCGCCCTATATCGGCGACTACCTGATCGGCATCACCACCAAGGAAGAGGACGTGATGCGGCGCCTGCGCAACGAGATGGAGGCGGCCGGAATCCCGATCGAGAACTCGAAGGGCGAGTGGGGCCCGGGCCAGGAGGAGATCAACGTCCGCTACGCCGAAGCGCTGGAGATGGCCGACCGTCACGTCATCCTGAAAAACGGCGCCAAGGAAATCGCCGGCCAGATGGGCAAGGCGATCACCTTCATGGCCAAATACAATTTCGGACTGGCCGGCAATTCCAGCCATATCCACAATTCGCTGTGGAGCGCCGACGGCAAGACGCCGCTGTTCTTCGACAAAAAGGCCCCATGGACGCTGAGCGAACTCGGCCGGCAATGGTCGGCGGGTCAGCTCAAATATGCCAAGGAGTTCACCTGGTTCCTGGCGCCCTACGTCAACTCCTACAAGCGCTTCCAGTCCGGCACGTTCGCGCCGACCAAGATCATGTGGTCGGAGGACAACCGCACCGCCGGCTTCCGGCTGTGCGGGGAGGGGACCAAGGGCATCCGAATGGAGTGCCGCATCGGCGGGGCGGACCTGAACCCCTATCTCGCCTTCGCGGCGCTGATCGCGGCGGGGCTCGCCGGCATCGACGAGAAGTTGGAGCTGCAGAAACCCTTCGTCGGCGACGCCTACCAGGCGTCGAAACTGCCGGAGATCCCGAAGACGCTTCGCGAGGCGACCGAGACGCTGGCGAAATCGAAGATGCTGCGTTCCGCCCTCGGCGACGACGTGGTCGACCACTACGTCCACACCGCGCGCTGGGAGCAATTTGAGTACGACCGCCGCATCACCGACTGGGAACTGCATCGCGGCTTCGAGCGCTACTGAACGACAACAAGAACCCGAGGAAATGCCATGACCGAAACGGTCAAGATCAAATCACCCGTCGACGGCTCGATCTATGCCGAGCGGCCGGTCGCCAGCGACCAGGCGGTCAATGCCGCCGTCGAGCGCGCCAAGGCGGCGCAGGCGAAGTGGGTCGACGTGCCCGTCGCCGAGCGCTGCAGATACATGCTCGCCATGCTCGAGGCGCTGGTCGGCATGTCCGACGAGATCGTGCCGGAACTGGCCTGGCAGATGGGCCGGCCGGTAAAATATGGCGGCGAGTTCGGCGGCGTGAAGGAACGCACGCAATACATGGTCGAGATCGCCGAACAGGCGCTGAAGCCGGTGATGGCCTCGAACCCGAAGGAGGGCTTCCGCCGCTACGTCAAGCGCGAGCCGCTCGGGGTCGTCATGGTCATCGCGCCGTGGAATTATCCGTATCTCACCGCCGTCAACACGATCGTGCCGGCGCTGATCGCGGGGTCCGCCGTCATCCTCAAGCACGCGGCGCAGACGCTCTTGGTCGGCGAGCGCTTCCAGATGGCTTTCGACAAGGCCGGCCTGCCCAGGGGCCTGTTCCAGAACCTGGTGATGAACCATGCGCAGACCGAGAAGCTGCTGGCGTCGGGAAAGATCGACCACGTCAATTTCACCGGCTCGGTCGCCGGCGGACGCGCCATCGAGAAGGCGGGCGCGGGCACGTTCATGACGATGGGGCTCGAGCTCGGCGGCAAGGACCCGGCCTACGTCCTGCCCGACGCCAAGCTCGACCACGCGATCGCCAACCTCGCCGAGGGCGCCTTCTTCAACTCGGGGCAGTGCTGCTGCGGCATCGAGCGCATCTACGTGCATGAGCAGATCTACGACGACTTCGTCGACGGCTTCATCGCCGAGAGCAGGAACTGGACGCTCGGCAACCCCACCGACACGGCGACCGTGATGGGTCCGATGGCGCAGGCGCGCTTCGCCGACTTCATCCGCGAACAGAAGGCGGAAGCGCTGCGCAAGGGCGCGACCGCGCATCTCAACACCAAGGACGAGCGCGACGTTGCCGGCTCGCCCTACCTGCCGGTCGAAGTGCTGACAAATGTCGACCACCAGATGAGCGTCATGCGCGAGGAAAGCTTCGGCCCCGTCGTCGGCATCATGAAGGTGCGCGGCGACGAGGACGCCATCGCGCTGATGAACGACAGCCCCTACGGACTGACGGCCTCGGTCTGGACCTCGGACATCGAGCATGCCGCGGCGATCGGCGACCGCGTCGAGACCGGCACCGTGTTCATGAACCGTTGCGACTATCTCGACCCGGCGCTG
It encodes:
- a CDS encoding N-formylglutamate amidohydrolase yields the protein MDQHDPVRVTNSAGGSRYLIVCEHASNWLPASLGTLGLSTADMTRHIAWDPGALPVASRLAELLDATLVESCVSRLAIDCNRPLDAPDLISETSETTRIPGNEGLDAAARQARIALAYRPFHETLAGVVESREAAGRATWIVTIHSFTPVYRGVSRPWHIGVIHDQDERLSAPLLSGLHAVPGIVVGANQPYSPADRVYYTLERHARARGLPCTMIEIRNDEIADAAAQDLWAQRLARILSGIQEPDLNLGMETASNAKGRQRSA
- a CDS encoding TRAP transporter substrate-binding protein; its protein translation is MHSRRNFLKQAGLVTAGAAGATTLAAPAVIAQTPIKWRLQTYAGAALGPHVTKPAVDMFNKAAKGEMEIELYYADQIVPTGELFRAMQAGTINAVHSDDDSMAAPVDISVFGGYFPFATKHILDVPVLFQQYGLADIWRDAYAKAGGVVWLSAAGQDPCHFNTKKPLNSLADLQGLRLYTFPTAGRFLAQFGVVPVSIPYEDVQVAVQTGELDGMSWSGITEDYTVGWADVTDHFTTNNISGAWIGSWFVNEKSWADIPDHLKQLWQACVDAGHTYRNQWYWGGEAKLRATGDKLKLTTIPDAEWAEVENAALKFWDEIAAEGEVKAKVVAIFKEYNQILKKAGGVYTQG
- a CDS encoding glutamine synthetase family protein, which produces MAGNVTFDQLKTMVAAGDIDTVLAAAVDMQGRLIGKRFLAKYFVESAYDETHGCNYLLANDIDMEPVPGYAAASWSKGYGDFTMKPDLGTIRIVPWLEKTALVLNDIQDHHTHEDLPHSPRAILRKQVARLKDRGWIGYFASELEFYLLDESYDSARDKHWQNLKTASPYIGDYLIGITTKEEDVMRRLRNEMEAAGIPIENSKGEWGPGQEEINVRYAEALEMADRHVILKNGAKEIAGQMGKAITFMAKYNFGLAGNSSHIHNSLWSADGKTPLFFDKKAPWTLSELGRQWSAGQLKYAKEFTWFLAPYVNSYKRFQSGTFAPTKIMWSEDNRTAGFRLCGEGTKGIRMECRIGGADLNPYLAFAALIAAGLAGIDEKLELQKPFVGDAYQASKLPEIPKTLREATETLAKSKMLRSALGDDVVDHYVHTARWEQFEYDRRITDWELHRGFERY
- a CDS encoding TRAP transporter small permease subunit; amino-acid sequence: MPEAVKTYVRIVDSMSWYMGLFAMYLVFFMIAILAYSSIMKVFFHPSLWTVEMAQFVMVAYFTLGGAFTLKEGDHVRMDLLYSGFTMRGKVRTDLFTSVVLIGFLVIMQIGGISSLIYAIGYGEKSFSSWAPLMWPIKVVLNIGIFFTLLQAVSIFFKDWAALKGETLS
- a CDS encoding aldehyde dehydrogenase family protein, encoding MTETVKIKSPVDGSIYAERPVASDQAVNAAVERAKAAQAKWVDVPVAERCRYMLAMLEALVGMSDEIVPELAWQMGRPVKYGGEFGGVKERTQYMVEIAEQALKPVMASNPKEGFRRYVKREPLGVVMVIAPWNYPYLTAVNTIVPALIAGSAVILKHAAQTLLVGERFQMAFDKAGLPRGLFQNLVMNHAQTEKLLASGKIDHVNFTGSVAGGRAIEKAGAGTFMTMGLELGGKDPAYVLPDAKLDHAIANLAEGAFFNSGQCCCGIERIYVHEQIYDDFVDGFIAESRNWTLGNPTDTATVMGPMAQARFADFIREQKAEALRKGATAHLNTKDERDVAGSPYLPVEVLTNVDHQMSVMREESFGPVVGIMKVRGDEDAIALMNDSPYGLTASVWTSDIEHAAAIGDRVETGTVFMNRCDYLDPALVWTGVKDTGKGAALSAIGYENLTRPKSFHLREKI
- a CDS encoding TRAP transporter large permease subunit, translated to MSYGLIATLLFSSMMILLLTGQRIFAVIGFVGAAAAVLLWGEGGVEIPFTAIIKVMKWYPLLTLPLFVFMGYMLAESKIADDLYKMFHVWMGPLHGGLAIGTIFMMVIISAINGLSVAGMAVGCTIALPALLSRGYDKIMVTGVIQAGSTLGILIPPSVVLILYGMIARQPVGNLWLAGVFPGLLMASMFVLYILVRSMLQPSLGPPLPKEEREQYSFGEKLALARAGIVPLVIFITMTGLFMTGVTSLVESSAVGAVSSILAAWWRGGLNWTIMHDTVRKTLGISCMFFWIITAALCFGAVFDGLGAVKSIEKLFLGEMGLEPWQVLVLMQLTFLGLGMFLDDTAMLVIVAPLFIPLAGALGFDLVWYGVLYTITCQIAYLTPPFGYNLFLMRAMAPPEVTLPDIYRSVYPFVGIMLLTLLTIGIFPQIATWLPNYVYSK